The nucleotide window TATTTCTATCCAGATTGGCAACGAAGGAAAGTTTCTGGGTATTTTCAGGTGATGATGTCAAACTTAAAATTTCTGACAGAAAAAACCCTACAATCATTGTCTTAGCGTCTGATCCCAATACACAGGATATTAATTCTGCATTATATTCTACCATATTAAATAGACTATTAAAACAGATTAATTCCAAAGGCAATTTACCAAGCGGAATTATTGCCGACGAGCTGCCGACTATTTATATACATAAGATAGATAATTTAATTGCTACTGCAAGAAGCAATAAAGTAGCTGTACTCCTTGGACTGCAGGAAATTCCCCAGTTCCGCCAATTTTATAAAAAAGAAGTTGCAGACACGATTACAGCAATCATCGGAAATATTCTCAGTGGCAGTGCTCGAGATAAAAGTACACTGGATTGGCTTGAAAAAGTATTTGGCAAAGTAAAACAAAAAAGCCAGTCTATGTCAATCAATAATAATCAAACGACCATTTCAATTCAGGAAAAGATGGATAACCTCATTCCTGCCGGTAAAATAGCAGGATTAAAAACGGGAGAAATGGTGGGTATTATCGCAGGTGATGAAAATAATCAAACTGAAGAATATAAAACTTCGGCCATACACGGCAGAATCAATCTTGATATGAAAAGTATCGAGGATGAGGAAGCTAACTATATTGAAATGCCCGTGTATTATAACTTTAAAGACAAGTCAGGAAAAAATGATAAAGAGAAAATCCTGATGTCGAACTTTCTACGAATCAACAGAGAAGTAGAGTTGATCATTAAGGACTTCAATCCGTAACTCTAACAACATAAAATTTAAAAAAAATGAAAAAAACAGTAATACTGATGCATTTGTTAATTTTTTCAAATTTCCTACCTCAATTTAATACGGCTTCCTATAAAGGAAAACTCAATACTATTCGATTGAACTCCTCTTTACAAAATCAATTCACCACCAGCTTTTTGTCTTACCATATTGCAGGGAAGTTGAATAAAAAATATTTTGAGAAGAGTAAAGATTCATTGAATAATGCAGCAAATGAAACTGAGCAAACAACTACTCCACAAGCCAATTCAATTAAAAAAGATGATGATATTCAAGCGACGTCGGAAGACGATTCATTGTCAGAGAATCATCCATCCGAAAAAAAATACAGAAATAAAAAACTTTCATTATTAGAATACGAAAAATACCCAACTGAAGAACTACAGATTATTTATATGCCTTTAGAAAAAATGAAGATCACCTCGAATTTCGGGCATCGCTTTCATCCCATCGATAAAATTGAAAAATTTCATGCCGGTGTTGACCTGCGGGCTAACAGCGATTATGTATTTGCAGTATTGGATGGAATCATTAGTGATACAGGTTACAGTAATGGTGCAGGAAATTACATCAAAGTACAGCACGGCGATTTTGAGACCATATATCTGCATCTGCAAAAAACTTTTTTTCATTGGGCGACTTCGTCTATGCCGGTGATATTATCGCTATAAGTGGTAATAGCGGGAAAAGCACTGCACCGCATCTGCATTTTTCAGTGAAAGAAAGAGGAAAATATATAGATCCGGTTCATTTCTTAAATGACTTAATAAAAACAAACAACGCAATTTCAGATTACAATTATGGAAAATACTAGCACCTTACTTACAGATGAACTTAGAAAGTTCGGAATCATGAATCAGCAGGATCATTTTTCCGAGAAACTCTCAAAAAAAGAAATTGATGATTTTCTTAAAGGAGGAATTCTCATTGCCGAAAATGATAAAAACAGGCTCACTTTTAAAATAAATGACGATAAGCTTGATGTCAATGTTTATAATAAAGATATAGTCAATCACAAAGACCTTTCAACTGCCGAACTTTTTGAAATTTCTTCAAGCAATAGAAATCTTTACAAAGTGATGGCTGACTATGGAAACATCACTCATATTGGAACAGGGTACTTTAATAAGAACCCGGAAAACGAAATGACCACATTTGTTGAAATAGAAAACGAAAGGGGAAAAACAATCTTTTTCGGAAACAAGCTTGAAGATAGTCTTAAAGATTTTAAAGTTGGAGATAAAATTCAGATTATTCAGACCGGTGTTGAAAAAACGGTTCTTAAAATAGATGATGCTGATGAAAAGGAACTCGCAAAATTTGATAATGTTTTTATAATAAACCCGTTCAAAGAAAAAAATAAGCAGTTCCAGTCCAGGATTTTTGAATTGGATAAAAAAGACAATACGATAAAAGATGTGGATACAACAAAATACGAGCTCAAAAATGTTAACGGTCACAATATCTCAGAAAAACAGCTTCAGCAATTACGAAAAGGTAAAGAGCTTAAGTTAGATGATGAAACCACCATACAGATAAGTCCGGCATCAAAAAATGAGGCTAAATTGAGCGCAAGTTCAAAATCACTCCTGATACTATCCCTTGCGACGGATGGCGGTCTTAGTTTCTTGATCATAAAAGGCATTCAGAAGCTTGCTAGAATGCAGGAAGAAAATCAACTACAAAAAGAAAGTATAAGATATCAGGTCGAGCTTCAAAAACTAAAAGCACACCTGAAATCGAAATCAGAGCAATATCCTGATAATAAAAATATCATAACTGACCTTAATATTGTCAGCAAAGAAATCTCTGCTTCTCAATCCTCTTTAAATGAAAATACTAATAAGGAAAAAGAAAAGAGCAATATTAATCTTCAGGTTAACGATCCAGATATGTATCAAGATGCTAATCAAAAGAAAGAGGAAGAGAAACGAGATGCAGAAGAAGCATCAAGGTCAACATCTCATTCCAGAGGACGGTAATAATGATAATTATCATGCTCCTAAGCTTAGAAACGCTAAAGATATTTCAGGGAAAAATCAGTGAAAATGGAAATCTCTACTTTTTAGGATTCAGAAAGAATAGCTGGACTATTATTTACAGAGATGGCTCATCACTAGAGACAAAGTCTTTTTACCAGATTATAAATCATTTTGGTGATTTGATCATCCATAATATATACTGTTTCAGATACATTTTGGAAGCAATGCTTTTTTTACAAAATAAACATTGTGATTATCTAAGGAATTCGCTAATTATCATTACCGCGTCAAAAAATAAAAAAGAAATAAAATCCTTTTTATTTAGACGATACATTCAGAAAAATCTTGTCGTACCAAAGATTCATTTATTTCATTCACTGCGAAATTTTGAATTAACTGTACTCTATCTTGAACTTTTAGATAAAGGAGTTGTCTCTGAAACCATTCAGCTAAAAGGTCAAAATTATCTAAAGATAAAGTATAAATCAATTCAGATTATACTTGATACAGAACAGCAGACGAAAAGTAAAATTTTGTTTCTGTTAGGTATAAATGATAAGATCTTTAAAATTCGCAATTATGATCTATCACATTTAATGAGTGATAGAAATCTCTATTGGTAACCTCACATCCAAATATATAGCAATAATGAAAAGCGATGACGCATTAAAATCAGAAGTTGAGATTATATCTGAATACTTTAGAAATACAAACAACAGTATTTGGTTAAAAGAAGGGCTCCGTGGTTCAATCTCAAGTGAAATTGACAGCTATAACTCTCTTATAGAAAATCTTCAAAACAAGAGAAAAATGTTTTCCGGAATTGATCTAACTATTTCACCTTTTAATTCCTCAGGAGCAGACTTCAAAATAATTATAAAAAATGACAGCGAAAGACTGCAGCTACTCTCGGGATTGCTAAATTTTCGATCCAAGCAAATAAATGATTTAGATAACAAATTACATAACAATCATAATATTAACAACATGGAAAATAATGTATTTCAATCCAAAAAAGCCGATTTAGAAGTAAAAATCGAACTGCCCAATCAAGAGAAACCGTTTTTTGAAAAAATGTCCACTCCTAATAATTTGGTTAATATGCTGCAAAAAGCGGGGCAGAAATTAAATCCAAATGAGACACTACGCGTTAATTTGAACGGTACTTCATTAGTGCTCACCAAAGAACAAACCGAGAAGCCAGAAATTCTTCAAAACCTGGAAACAGAATACAATAAAGTTAACAGGCTAAAAAACGGGCATCCTGAAGAAAATAGAAATCTACAAGATTTAAAAGATCAGATCAAGTATTTAGGTTTTGGCGAAGAACAAAAAGTTCATACGGAACTGGCTGATAATTTAGCTTCAGATAAAAAAGAATTTATCATCAATATTTCTTCAGATAAAGCATCTTTCAAAAACAATGAAATCAATTTTGAGCTGAAATTTCAAAAATCTGAAAAAAATGAAAACTTCTACTTAAACTCTTTCCTTGCAAATCTTAAGAACAATGAGAAGGATGTCAACTTAAACCATACATTTTCCGCTAATGGAAACTTTACGGCTAAAGAAGCGATCAATCTTTTAGAAGGCAGATCTGTTAAAACGGAGATTTATAATAAACATTTGGATGCAAAAGAGGATGCTTTTGTAAAGCTACAATTGAATGAAGAAAAGAATGAAAAAGGAAATTTCAAGCTTCAGGTTTTTAATAAAAACTACGGAATTGACATTGAAAAGATCATTGATAAAGCAAAACTTCATTTTGATAACGATAAGCACAGAGAAATTACCACCAAATCACTTGAAAAAGGCAATATTGTTTCGGTAAAATTTTCAGATCTGAAAAATAATATAGTCGAAGGAAAAGCAATTCTCAACCCCCAATACAAGATGCTGAATCTGTATGATAATAAGATGAAAAGATTCAACTCTAATGAGCAGGCCTTTCAAAAGGATAATTCGGAAACTAATGAGGTAAAGAATCAGCAGAGCCATTCCCGAAAAATTTAATATCTATGAGAGTTTTTGCTTTATTATTCTTTTGTTTATTTCTAGTTTCTTGTAATAAGGGAAAAAAAATTCAAAGTAAAAGAGGTGGAATTGATATAGTCACGAATATTTATTACAGTGCTTCAAAAGGTCTTGAAGAGCACCAACAGATCATTTTGTCCAAAATGAACTACCAGGATAAGGACTTAATAGAATTAGTCCCCAATATTCAAATTCCAGAAATAATTGACAGTGTATATTATATCCGTGATTCATTATATTTCAGCATTGGAAATACTTTACAGTCAAAATCTTTGATTTTTAAAGATCAAAAATTTGAAAATGGTAGAAATGTCAAAAATAAAAGGTACGGAGCAATGTGGATTGACTTACCTATATCCAACTATCAGCAACGGAAAAATCTAAATGACACTGTACTTTATGGAAAAAAACACTTTAAAAGATTCCAAATTATAAGTAGAGAGACCTACAGTATTTTCTATCTAAATAAAACCGATACTATTCTACCCTATTCTCTTAATCCGCTTGCTGACAAGGACTATGGAGGACGGCTTGAAAGAATTGACAGCTATGATAAAAAAAGAGATTTATTCACAACAATCGTATTGCTGCCTAGGAAACGATGGGATAAAGAAGCTGCGGATATTTTTGAATATAATCATCAAACAAATATTGATTCCAAATAAAAAATCCCAAGCCAAATTGGCTTGGGATTTTTTATTTGATTGAAGTACGTTTTTTTGAAAGTTTAATCAACACTTGATCTGAATCTTTAATTTCAATTAATTGCTCTTCTATAAATAAAAACACATTTTTATCCAAAATAAAAATATCAAAAACAGTGTATCGCTGTTTTGAAAAAAATTTCCCCGTCAAAATAATGCAATTATTATACTTGACTGGAGGAGAAAGCTTAAGAGTAACTTTAGATTTGTTTGTCTTAGCGTAGAAGACAATAAATTTTCTTTTTTCGCTGTACTCAAGAACAAAATAATGTTTGTTATTTAGAACTTTTAGTGAAGTTAAGTAAAATAGGTTTTGAGCATCAATTTCGATCTCTTTTTTTTGATCATGACTATAAATTACGTTATTAAATATTTAAAAAATCAAATAATTTAGTGATAAATATTGCTTCGACAATACAAAGAAAAAGTTTTAAACAAAAAAATCCCCAAGAAGATGGGGATAAAAACTAATAACCATGAAAACTCAAATTAAACTTGAGAATCGCGGCAAAGGTATAAAATATCAGATGATACTTTGTCTCAGGACAATACAATGGCTCTATCCAATCAATTCTAATTATCAATGGAAGCTCCCACTAAATATTTAAAAGCTCACTAATTATATTGATTACCTTCTAAATTTTCTATATCATCTTCCCAGTGAGGTCTATTAAAGCCACTTACTGAATCAGCCAAAAGCAAATCATTTTTTAGAACAGGATAATGGCTTTGTTTATAAAAACAGGTAGTTTCAGCCCAATCAAAATTATTACTGGAAGCAAGCAGCTGAATACTATTACAATGTATCGCTCGGATATCTTTTTCTTTATAATCAAATCCCTGTATTATTTCCTCCGACTTCAAAAATCTTTTTCTTTCTACATATGGTCCGTCCAAATTTTCATAGCCGATATGAATAATTCCTGGACCATCAAGTGGTATTTGATCTACTGCTTTTACAAGAAGTCGTTTTACGTCCTTTGCTTTCATATTTATAGAATGTTCGGAGACACTTGTCCATTTAAGAATACTTATACTTCCTACTTTGTCAATGTAAAGATTTAGAATATCAAAATTTTTATCCTTACCCAATTTATATAGTTCATCGTGGTTAAATACGGTCACATAATTACCCCCACTTTCATATTTTCCAATGCAAACCTCAATTAATTCCGGTGAATTGTTTCTAATATCTCTTTCTTTTAATTCTCTATTTATAGAAGCCAAGTTCAACGGTCTAAATGAAATTTCAATTTCAGAAGTTTGAATTTGTGCTCTTTTATCTCCACTATGAATTTTAAGATATTCATTAAAACAATCAACTAAAATATTTTCGCCTGTCTCTGAAACTGGAACCTTAAAAATAATATCAATGGAATACGACAATTTATATTCTTGCAAAATGGCAGTCAATCGTAAAGATCTGTTTTGCCATTCTGACCTTTCGCTTTCAGAATAATCCGGAACTTTCTGCATTCTTTTACATTCAACCCAATATTGTTGTCCATCTTTTCTAATCTGCAAGTCCGGAGATTTATAATAAGTGCTTTCAGGTATAAAGGATACTTTCCATCCATTTTTACAATATAAATTTGCAACTGCCAGTTCAAAAAAAATGGTATCAGGGTGATTCTTTTTTTCGTTCAATAATTCCTCAATCTTTTTCTCTATCCCATCAATCTCAAGAAGTGTTGAAAGATTCTTCCCTATCATCGAAAAAAACGGAAATATACGAGCGGATTGTAGAGCGTCACCAGATAAAGGTCTTTCAAAGATACTTTCTACCAGATACATATACCATGCAATCCAGTCATCATAAAAAGCAATTGGCATGACGAGTTTGCCATCTTTACTTTCCGCTTTTTTAAATCCATACTGAATAGCTTCAACCTCACGAAAATATGATACAACTTTGTCTCGTCTTTTCAACCATCTTTCATCTCCCATTCTCGACACAAAAAAATTCAATGCTTTTTTTGCATCTATCGCCCAAGGTTCTTTTATGTAAATATTCACCATTTTAAGTAATTACTATTTTATATCTAATATACTTTAAATTTGAAAATGATTGAGATCATTCTGAATGAGCATTTAAAATATGATTAATTGAGTATTTT belongs to Chryseobacterium gleum and includes:
- a CDS encoding M23 family metallopeptidase, producing the protein MKKTVILMHLLIFSNFLPQFNTASYKGKLNTIRLNSSLQNQFTTSFLSYHIAGKLNKKYFEKSKDSLNNAANETEQTTTPQANSIKKDDDIQATSEDDSLSENHPSEKKYRNKKLSLLEYEKYPTEELQIIYMPLEKMKITSNFGHRFHPIDKIEKFHAGVDLRANSDYVFAVLDGIISDTGYSNGAGNYIKVQHGDFETIYLHLQKTFFHWATSSMPVILSL
- a CDS encoding M23 family metallopeptidase, translated to MGDFVYAGDIIAISGNSGKSTAPHLHFSVKERGKYIDPVHFLNDLIKTNNAISDYNYGKY